GGAGCATCCAGAATGGGAGATGTTCTTGTGGTGTCTCTCATATTGCTGGAGTCTGCCACTAGAATAGTCAATGCTGCGCTCTGCTGAAGAGAGCGATTTGTTCTACTCCTATTTTGTTGTTTGATAATTGTAACCCATTTTGACACATCACTCCTCCTTCCACCTACAGTGTCTCAGAAAGCATTTATACCTgtttcaaaatggatgaaatcaacaacattctcacccatctacacacaataccctgtaatgaccAAGACAAGGAAATACTATAATCtaatttacagaaatattcacacccctgagtggttatgttagaaacacctttggcagcgaatacagctgtgagttacagctgtgagttacagctgtgagtctttctgggtaagtctcttaagagATTTTCACACCTGGGAAGTGCGACATTTGCCCATTATGCTTTTAAAAATTCTTTATTCTGTcattgtttgttgatcattgctagacagccattttcaagtcttgccatagattttctagCTGATATAAGTCAACTGTAAGTAGgtcactcgggaacattcaatgttttCTTGGTAAGTTActgcagtgtatatttggccttctgttttaggttattgtcctgctgacagGTGAATTTGTCTCCGTATCAGCTGTAAAGCAGACCGtgatgttggatttgccccaaacacaactTTTATCGAaatgaagttaatttctttgccacattttccaCAGTTTTACTTTAGCGTtttattgcaaacagaatgcatgttttggaatattttttattctgtacaagctttctcattttcactgtcatttaggttaatattgtggagtaactacggTGTTgtggatccatcctcagttttctcctatcacagccattcaactgtGTTTTATAGTCCCCATtgccctcatggtgaaatccctgagcggtttccttcctctccggcagcggagttaggaaggacgcctgtatctttggtTGTGTATTGAgccaccatccaaagtgtaatatcTTCCCCATGATCAAAGgggtattcaatgtctgctttttgttttacccatctaccaataggtgccctttgcgagccattggaaaacctccctggtctttggttgaatctgtttgaaattcactgccagactgagggaccttacaattatctgtatgtgtggggtacagatgtggtagtcattcaaaaatcaagttaaacaccattattgcacacacagtgagtccatgcaacttctgtgacttgttaagcacatttttactcctcaacttacttaggcttgccataacaaagggtgtgaatacttattgacttgacATTTTAGGTTTTAAAGAATTTGTAAGAATGTCAAAACAATTCCACTTcgacatgatggggtattgtgtcacaTTGTGCCAGTgtcacaaaatcaacattttaatCTGTTATATTCAGgcggtaacacaacaaaatgtggaaaattccaaggggtgtaaatactttgaAGACACTACATTCACCTCACCACAAACAAACCCGTCAATGCCACATTCTGCTAATCAATCAGGGGATTTTGATTATGACATCACTTCCTCTCATCTCATCCTTAGGACATGTTCTCTGTACTACTGATCCTAACCAAAATAAATGTGCTGTTAGCCATTGGATCCTCACTGCTGCAAGCTTTCTGATTGGTACAATAACATCAAGGTGTATTGTCTGTCTGGAAAAGTTGGTGAGAGATTCTTATTCCTAAAGAAGTGACTCTGCTCTCATGTATGTAATTTAGAGTTGCTGTACATGGTACCTGGATAAATATACCTGACACATTTGCTCTCAAATACTTAAGACCAATTAAAAAGTAATCCGCTTTACTGAATATACGACTAAAGGTTCTATTTTAATGTAACTGTATATCACCAATCCCTTCAGTCTGGTAGTGTCAACACTTCAATCTGGAGTAGTAATCATTGATTTAACTTCCAGGGAGAAACTAGAACCAGCAGGACTGTGGCTAAATAAGGAGACCACCTTGTGGTATAGAAGGATACTGTATCTTCTGTCAATTGTAAAAATGAGTGGCACTTGTGGCATTGCTGTGGGGGAGATTAGTTTAATGTAAAATACATGTCATTGTTACAGTGAGTGTAAAAACAGGTGGATGATCTAATTGGGTTTTTGTCCTTTTGATAAAAGTAGCCATTTAATTCCAATCTGCGATTCTCAAGTCCCATTGAATAGTTTCCTTCATAGTGAATGTCACAACTGTTTCTATATTCAAATAGCCTACTGGCATGATGCATACTGTGAGACAGGGCTAGTTAGTGATAGGAGCACAGTTAGCTTATGAAAAGCCTCACAGGTTCCCTTTTCTCCAAATGTGTGTGTGCCTATTCTTTACCTGTTTGTATATGAGAGCCCATTCCTTGTGCAttgatctgtgtgtgtgcctattcTTTACCTGTTTGTATATGAGAGCCCATTCCTTGTCCATTGATCTGTGTATTTGCCAAAATGTTCCATATATCCTTGTGTGTCTGAGTTCTCCCTCAGCGCTTTTTGATGAGTGTGGCCAAGGAGTCCAGGGCCTCTTGGAGCCCCAGGCCGTTGTGAGCGCTGCACCCCTGCACCTCCCAGTCTCTATCCCAGcactgccccagccccagcccgcCCGTCACCTCCTGGAGCCCCATCGCCTCTGGGAGGTCCATCTTATTAACCAGCACCATTAGGGGGacccccctcaccctctcatCCCCCAGCACTCTCCCCAACGCCGCCCTTGCCTCCCCGATCCGTACCCGGTCTACCCCGTCCACCATAAACAGCAGGGCATCGCATTCCTCCATGTGGTCTCCCCACTGGGCACGCATGCCCCCCTGGCCCCCTATGTCCCACACGGTCAGCTCCGGGCCAGAGTCCAGCTCCAGCGAGCCCACGTTGAAGCCTACGGTGGGGGTGGTGTGCGCCAGCTCGCCCCTAATAAGGCGGTGGAGGAGGGTGGACTTCCCTGCCCCGTCCAGGCCCACTAGAACCACTTTGGCCATGTGGCTGTGAGACTGTCTGCACAGGGCCAGACCCATGTCAGACAGGACTTTGAGGTTTTTATGAAAGATGAAGGTTTCTGCAGATCTGTGATGGTTGGAGTCCATCTAAGCTTGTCCTTTAATAGTCCAATGAGTGGAGCAGATCAGTTAAACATCAAGACTTAGAAATGAATCATCACATCTTCAGTTATCAGCAAGGTCCTGATTCCTCTTTATCGTGTTGGTCTGTGAGTGTGTAATCCAGCTGCTTACCATTACACCCTTTGTGCTGAAATGGAGGCTCCTACAGCACAGCCGAATGTCACTGAACAGTCATAACCAAGTGAGATATCATCTAGTTATTTTCATGTGTTTGCATGCAGCTTTCTAAGCCAGCGCTAGCTCCCATTGGACTAATCAACCCAGCTGACTGGGATCTCAATCACTGGGGATGGTAACCATGGCTCTGGGTTACACCTGTGGCAGTTAAATAATTAAATTAGTTGATGAGAAGTTGATTGTGGGTAGTTTATTTTCAGAGCTACTAAAATCAGAAATGGGAGATGGAGGTGCAATATGCTGACATGAGCGGCAACAAGATGTGttgctcccgggtggcgcagtggtctaggctctgggttcgcgcccaggctctgtcgtagcctgccgtgaccgggaggtccgtggggcgacgcacaattggcctgggttagggagggtttggccggtagggatatccttgttgtgtttcggaggacgcatggctttagaccttcgtctctcccgagcctgtacgggagtcgTAGCGATGAGACatgatagtaactactaacaattggataccatgggGGTAAAAATCAAACATTCTTGTTATCAAACAAACAGAAGGGCACAGCCACTCTGACCAAGGATCTGTATTAAATGTACCTCTGTTCTGACCCTAGATTAGAGTGAATAGAACAGGAAACGCCCACTGAATCAACTGGGTTGCGTTCAGTACGTTCAATTGAACGAAAACTGCTATATTGTCActgatccctccggaactttcattacgcacacctgtcccctattcccactgattagtacatgtataagtgtgccctttggtttccattgggctgtcgacctgtgttgtgtgttttgagctttcgtgcccttgtggattgcgcaggttattacgggtctcgtcccgtgtgttaatcattgtgcgtgtgtatttattcaaggtactcctcgctcttttgtttgggtttcaaccctgtgttttgtgtacGTGTTTGTTTGATCTTCATCCCTGTGCCTTTACACGGCTCGCCGTAATTTGGGCTAAATGAaaaccctattacgcattcctgcgcctttCTTCCGAATCTCTTCATGTGAACGTGACATGTACTTAACGAACAGTTGAAAAACAGGGAGGTGGTGGGTTGGGGAACGCTGTTAACATGGCCACTGCCCTTTAAATACGTCACTCATCGCTTCAACCCACACCTTGCTACAGCCACGGAACGGGAGCAAACGTATCTTAAAGTCTGTTAGAGTACGCAAGAGAACGTTTTGAGGATACGTTCAGTACAAAACATTCCACAAAGTAGCAAATGTTCAAGCTTACTGAACAAACCTCTAACCCCCCATGATTAACTGAGTgatcaagagagagagatcaggcttCTTGCAAAACCTGATTTATGAGGATTATGGCATCATTCATGTTTGGGGGGTGTTAATTTTATGGTCGCTGCGCAGCTGTGCACGACTCCATCACCGTCATTGTTTGCAgacgacacgacggtggtaggcctgatcaccgactacaatgagacagcctatagggaggaggtcagagacctctccctcaaagtcagCAAGGCAAAGGGGCTGATTGtagactacagaaaaaggagggccgaacacgctccccttcacatcgacagggctgtagtggagcaggttgagagcttcaatttcCTCGGTGTCAACATCATttaggatctatcatggtccacacaccaaCAGAGTCATGAATGGTGGGACCTTAATTGGGGACGACGGTCTCGTGgaaatgactggagcggaataagtggaacATCAAACatgttttgaatgtgtttgatgccattcgctccgttccagccattattatgagccgtcctcccctcagcagcctccactgcccaGGAGGCTGAATAGATTTGGCATGGGCTCtcaagatcctcaaaaagttctacatttgcaccattgagagcatcttgactggcagcatcaccgcttggtatagtaactgcttggcatccgactgcaaggcattacagaaggtagtgcatacggcccagtacatcactagggcagtggcctctataccaggcggtgtcaaaggaagaccctaaaaatgtTCAGACTCCAGCTAGTCAAGTCATAAACTTTTATCTGCTacagcacagcaagcggtaccaatgtaccaagtctagaaccaacaagaccctgaacagcttctacccccaaaacataagactgctaaatagttagtctgggtagctaatggttaactatttaacaatCTGCTTTGACCCTtcgtgctgctgctactgttttattatctatcctgttgcctagtcacattATCCCtacctatacagtatgtacatatcaacctcaactacctcgtagcACATCTACTAgctactggtactctgtgtatattgcCATGGTAACACTCTTATTGTTGCAGGTTAATACTGTTGTATTAttcctctattttctctctctctgcattgttgggaaggactgtaagtaaacatttgactgttagtctacacacgtgttgtttaccaagcatctGACTATATGTATCTGTCTGTTTTTGTTGATGTTCTTGAAAAAAATGATTCAATTTCGATTTATGCCAAAATGATCTAGACTTGTGTCTAGTGTTTGTCAGGCCAGACAGTGCTCTAGTGACCTTCGCCCTATTTATTTCATAGGAAAGCGACTGTCTCTGCAGCTCTGAATTCAATTGGTCTTGCTGAATGTTGACAAGTCACATCATTTGTTGTCTCTCACTTCCGGACACTCTGCATTAAAACAGTATCAAGTTTTTTTTTAACCTATGTCTCAggtcacctgatttagaattgaCCACAGGTAAGATCAGTGTTTCACAATCCATTCCTCAGGTTGCACATATTTGTTCTAGCCCAACACTAACCCACCTGATTCAAATAGAACTAGGTGATTAGTTGGGTTTGTGCTAGGTTAGAATGAAAATGTGGACAAATTGGACATTTTGACATAGGATGAGCTACTTCTGTACTGCTTAGCAGACTTGCCAAATATCAGAACTCACAATCAAACTGATCATGCAATGTAATATGCATTTGATGTATTTTGGACACTTTTTGGGGGACCAAATTTGGTATATAGCAGCTATAGTTGCACATTTTCAAACAATATATTTTCAAGACTCGTGCTCAAACAATATGGCAGCTATGAGCTTGCATGAATGATTTTTCCTATCCAACAGTGCCACCATGTGACCAAACTGAATCATACTTTACAGGTTAGCTAGACTCATCCATGAGCATGTGTGCCAAATTGCATCACCCTGAGTACAACAGATCAAGAGATATAAGCATCTGTCAATTATAGCGCCACTGTTGTAAtgtgtactgcccagtacatcactggtgccaagcttcctacaatccaggacctacagttgaagtcggatgtttacatacacttaggatggagtcattaaaactcatttttcaaccactccacaaatgtcttgttaacaaactatagttttggcaagtcggttaggacatctactttgtgcatggcacaagtcatttttccaacagttgtctacagacatattatttcacttataattcactgtatcacaattccagtgggacagaagtttacatacactaagctgactgtgcctttaaacagcttggaaaattccagaaaattatgtcatggctttagaagcttctgataggctaattgacctcatttgagtcaattggaggtgtacctgtggatgtatttcaaggcctacctaccac
The genomic region above belongs to Oncorhynchus mykiss isolate Arlee chromosome 3, USDA_OmykA_1.1, whole genome shotgun sequence and contains:
- the LOC110505427 gene encoding ADP-ribosylation factor-like protein 11, with the translated sequence MDSNHHRSAETFIFHKNLKVLSDMGLALCRQSHSHMAKVVLVGLDGAGKSTLLHRLIRGELAHTTPTVGFNVGSLELDSGPELTVWDIGGQGGMRAQWGDHMEECDALLFMVDGVDRVRIGEARAALGRVLGDERVRGVPLMVLVNKMDLPEAMGLQEVTGGLGLGQCWDRDWEVQGCSAHNGLGLQEALDSLATLIKKR